One genomic segment of Vagococcus intermedius includes these proteins:
- a CDS encoding amino acid permease, protein MSLERGLSNRHVQLISIGGAIGTGLFLASGKSIELAGPSILLVYLIVGAFIFLIMRGLGELLLSNLECHSFVDLAHEYLGRRTAFITGWTYWFCWISVAMSDLTAVGIYMRFWFPNLPQWIPALIVLLFLMFMNLASVKLFGEIEFWLALIKIIAIVALIGIGGFMILTNYETETGTASLKNIYSHGGFFPNGFSGFILAFQLAVFSFTGVELVGLTAGETKNPKKVIPQAINNIPIRILLFYIGSLGVIMSIQPWNTIDPKTSPFVTVFSTIGIIGAASIINFVVLSSAASACNSALFSTSRMLYGLSINDHAPEKFSKLTKRKNPSLALYFSTLVVGITVLLNYIMPDGVFSLISGISTVCFLYIWAIIVICHLKYVQQAKKRGAFTMPWAPYSNYLCLAFLLLIIVILAILPDMRISLVITPIWFIALYIIYNKKFATV, encoded by the coding sequence ATGTCACTAGAACGTGGGTTAAGTAATCGACACGTTCAGCTGATCTCCATCGGTGGAGCAATTGGGACAGGGCTATTTTTGGCTTCTGGAAAATCGATTGAACTGGCTGGACCTTCGATACTATTAGTTTATTTAATTGTTGGAGCTTTTATCTTTTTAATTATGAGGGGGTTAGGTGAATTATTACTCTCAAATCTAGAATGTCACTCTTTTGTTGACTTAGCACATGAATATTTAGGGCGACGAACCGCCTTTATTACAGGATGGACTTACTGGTTCTGTTGGATTAGTGTGGCGATGTCTGATTTGACAGCTGTGGGAATTTACATGCGTTTTTGGTTCCCAAATTTACCACAATGGATTCCTGCATTAATCGTCTTATTATTTTTAATGTTTATGAATTTGGCTTCTGTTAAATTATTTGGAGAAATCGAATTTTGGTTGGCGCTGATTAAAATTATTGCAATTGTTGCCTTAATCGGAATTGGTGGTTTTATGATTTTAACTAATTATGAAACTGAAACCGGAACAGCCTCGCTAAAAAATATCTACAGCCATGGTGGCTTTTTCCCTAATGGTTTCTCAGGATTTATTCTAGCCTTTCAATTAGCCGTCTTCTCTTTTACAGGAGTAGAATTAGTTGGGTTGACAGCTGGCGAAACCAAAAATCCTAAAAAAGTTATTCCACAAGCCATTAACAATATCCCAATTAGAATTTTATTATTCTACATTGGCTCACTTGGCGTTATTATGAGTATCCAACCTTGGAATACTATCGATCCTAAGACAAGTCCCTTTGTGACTGTTTTTTCAACAATCGGGATCATAGGTGCAGCTAGTATCATCAACTTTGTTGTTTTATCATCAGCCGCTTCAGCCTGTAATAGTGCTTTATTCAGTACTAGTCGGATGTTATACGGTTTATCAATCAATGATCATGCTCCTGAGAAATTCTCAAAATTAACAAAACGTAAAAATCCGTCACTAGCGTTATATTTCTCAACACTAGTCGTTGGTATTACTGTATTATTAAACTACATCATGCCTGATGGCGTATTTAGTTTAATTTCTGGTATTTCAACAGTTTGTTTCCTATATATCTGGGCAATCATTGTTATTTGCCATTTAAAATATGTGCAACAAGCTAAAAAACGTGGGGCTTTTACTATGCCATGGGCACCGTATAGCAACTATCTATGCCTAGCCTTTTTATTACTTATTATTGTTATCTTAGCAATCTTACCAGATATGCGTATCTCTTTGGTTATCACTCCTATTTGGTTTATTGCCTTATACATTATTTACAATAAGAAATTTGCAACAGTTTAA
- the hemG gene encoding menaquinone-dependent protoporphyrinogen IX dehydrogenase: MIAIVYATIDGQSQKVAEFIKEEVGVTGEVVELVSIETIDERLLNMANKIIVIASIRYGKFSKKVYRFVEDYRPALTEKKADFIGINLIARSPEKQQIATNVYVRKFLEKVTWQPVNVEIVAGALRYTKYKWFDKTMIKLIMKLTDGPTDTSVDTEFTDWSQISDYVQSKIIS; the protein is encoded by the coding sequence ATGATAGCAATAGTCTATGCAACAATCGATGGACAAAGTCAAAAAGTGGCAGAGTTTATTAAAGAAGAAGTTGGCGTAACCGGTGAGGTGGTTGAATTGGTCTCAATTGAGACAATAGATGAGCGTCTCTTGAATATGGCGAATAAAATTATTGTCATTGCCTCAATACGTTATGGAAAGTTTTCAAAAAAAGTGTATCGCTTTGTGGAAGATTATAGACCGGCTTTGACAGAAAAGAAAGCGGACTTTATTGGAATCAATCTGATAGCTCGTAGCCCAGAAAAACAACAAATAGCAACCAACGTTTATGTTAGGAAATTTTTAGAAAAAGTGACGTGGCAACCAGTTAATGTTGAAATTGTAGCAGGTGCCTTACGTTATACTAAATATAAGTGGTTTGATAAAACAATGATTAAGCTCATTATGAAATTAACAGATGGTCCGACTGACACGTCTGTTGATACTGAATTTACTGATTGGAGTCAAATATCTGACTATGTTCAGTCAAAAATAATTAGTTAA
- a CDS encoding helix-turn-helix domain-containing protein, with protein MHNQLLNTIDAKKMRLYHTLLKTDTIHIKDLVELTDINRSTILRLIKKINDDLTLLNISEFCVVKTDSNFFAPRPNLSFDNHPEKLLLNFYLKNSTPYNLFLKLSHHPRYNIFTLCEDLSLSHSYCLKELTKLKKLLVYCGLDLTKEGNYYSITGDISYKILGSYFVKNFLVNYGETDVSQESLETKLSNINSPFLADKDHLGAIRCLLMRYSFSEFADDLHAIQFKSRQTKEILTLAHSFYPVFNNLNLIDLTTEQIYFTELLLRTNILEIIPVAERAKTGLFFNKHQNNPIIIKAKFLLKTFLNFFKREISENLFGELLYCLTLDLVYAHEFPINSKANFYTLVIPYQQDCFQDTDVYNSVTAVLNHITDAYPTVLMTENESYFIKKNFSSLYILLLKSKTYIFIDTVRTPQAEFALKKQLPTLLSTECFELTSNMSQANLLIVDYPVPRSNYQKIIYCDNYLAEDTWKFLLKSIMDYHIETTQPLSYK; from the coding sequence ATGCACAATCAGTTACTTAATACAATCGACGCTAAAAAAATGCGTCTGTACCATACGTTACTAAAAACCGATACGATCCATATTAAAGATTTAGTGGAACTAACTGACATCAATCGTTCAACTATCTTACGATTAATAAAAAAAATTAACGATGACCTCACATTATTAAATATTAGTGAATTTTGTGTGGTTAAAACAGATAGTAATTTCTTTGCACCTAGACCTAATTTATCTTTTGATAATCACCCTGAAAAATTATTATTAAATTTTTATTTAAAAAATTCGACTCCTTATAACTTATTTTTAAAACTAAGTCATCACCCCCGTTATAATATCTTCACCCTATGTGAAGACTTATCACTTTCTCATAGTTACTGTCTCAAAGAACTAACAAAACTCAAAAAACTATTAGTTTATTGTGGCTTAGATTTGACTAAAGAGGGGAACTACTACAGTATTACTGGAGACATTTCCTATAAAATTTTAGGAAGTTATTTTGTCAAAAATTTTCTAGTCAACTACGGGGAAACTGACGTTAGCCAAGAAAGTTTGGAAACTAAATTATCAAATATCAATTCACCTTTTTTAGCTGATAAAGATCACTTAGGGGCTATACGTTGCTTATTAATGCGCTATTCATTTTCAGAATTTGCAGACGATCTCCATGCTATACAATTTAAATCACGTCAAACAAAAGAAATCTTAACCTTAGCTCATAGTTTCTATCCTGTATTTAACAATTTAAATTTAATTGACTTAACAACTGAGCAAATTTATTTCACTGAATTGTTGCTACGTACGAATATTTTAGAAATCATACCTGTAGCTGAACGTGCTAAAACAGGATTATTTTTCAACAAACATCAAAATAATCCTATTATCATTAAAGCTAAATTTTTATTGAAAACTTTTTTAAACTTTTTTAAGCGGGAGATTTCTGAAAATTTATTTGGAGAACTGCTTTATTGTTTAACCTTAGATCTAGTCTATGCTCATGAGTTCCCAATTAATTCAAAGGCTAATTTCTATACCCTAGTTATTCCCTATCAACAAGACTGTTTTCAGGATACCGATGTTTATAACTCTGTGACGGCGGTTTTAAATCATATTACTGACGCCTATCCAACTGTTTTAATGACGGAGAATGAATCTTACTTTATCAAAAAAAACTTCAGTTCCCTTTATATTTTATTGTTAAAATCTAAAACATACATTTTCATTGATACCGTCCGCACGCCACAAGCAGAGTTTGCGCTAAAAAAACAATTACCAACACTTTTATCAACGGAATGTTTTGAACTCACATCTAATATGTCACAGGCTAATCTCTTAATTGTGGACTACCCTGTTCCTCGTTCTAACTATCAAAAGATAATTTACTGTGATAATTATCTCGCTGAAGATACTTGGAAATTTTTATTAAAATCAATTATGGATTATCACATAGAAACAACTCAACCACTGAGTTACAAATAA
- the wecB gene encoding non-hydrolyzing UDP-N-acetylglucosamine 2-epimerase yields MKIMSVFGTRPEAIKMCPLIKELQSHTEITSVVCITGQHREMLKEVLETFTIKPDYDLNIMKKEQDLFDITLNILDKIKAILIKEKPDLVLVHGDTSTTFSTALACFYLNIPIGHIEAGLRTYNMTSPFPEEFNRQAVGLVANYHFAPTEQAKKTLLAEGKDPKSIFVTGNTAIDALKTTINPNYTHPILEWAGSSRIIMITAHRRENIGQPMEHMFHAIKRIVEEHPDIKCIYPIHMNPKVKTLATTILGENDRIKLIPPMNVIDFHNLLNKSYLILTDSGGIQEEAPSLGKPVLVMRDTTERPEGIEAGTLKLTGTTEEEIYKQFKLLLTDKVAYNQMSHATNPYGDGFASKKIIEALLQNKKD; encoded by the coding sequence ATGAAAATCATGTCTGTTTTTGGCACTCGTCCTGAAGCTATCAAGATGTGTCCCTTAATCAAAGAACTTCAGTCACACACTGAAATTACATCAGTCGTATGCATCACTGGTCAACATCGTGAGATGTTAAAAGAAGTATTAGAAACATTTACTATCAAACCAGATTATGACTTAAATATTATGAAAAAAGAGCAAGATTTATTTGATATAACACTCAATATTTTAGATAAAATAAAAGCCATACTTATAAAAGAAAAACCAGATTTAGTCCTTGTACATGGTGACACCTCAACTACTTTTTCTACAGCGTTGGCTTGTTTTTATTTGAATATTCCCATCGGTCACATTGAAGCTGGTTTACGGACCTATAATATGACCTCACCTTTTCCTGAAGAATTTAATAGGCAAGCTGTTGGTTTGGTAGCAAACTATCATTTTGCGCCAACTGAGCAAGCAAAAAAAACACTACTCGCCGAAGGAAAAGATCCTAAATCTATTTTTGTTACTGGAAACACTGCGATTGATGCTCTAAAAACAACTATTAATCCCAACTATACTCACCCGATTTTAGAGTGGGCTGGTTCTAGCAGGATCATTATGATTACAGCCCATCGTCGAGAAAATATTGGGCAACCTATGGAACATATGTTTCATGCTATCAAGCGAATTGTCGAAGAGCATCCTGATATCAAGTGTATCTATCCCATTCATATGAATCCTAAAGTAAAAACGTTAGCTACAACCATTCTTGGTGAAAATGACCGGATCAAATTAATCCCACCAATGAACGTTATTGATTTCCATAACTTATTAAATAAAAGTTATTTAATTCTCACTGATAGCGGTGGTATTCAAGAAGAAGCTCCTTCTCTAGGAAAACCAGTTTTGGTAATGCGTGATACAACTGAACGCCCAGAAGGTATTGAAGCAGGTACCTTAAAGTTAACAGGTACCACTGAGGAAGAAATTTATAAACAATTCAAACTATTACTAACAGACAAGGTCGCTTATAATCAAATGAGCCATGCTACCAATCCTTACGGAGATGGGTTCGCTAGTAAAAAAATTATTGAGGCTTTACTCCAAAATAAAAAAGATTAA
- a CDS encoding LysM peptidoglycan-binding domain-containing protein has translation MSVKKKLFLSTAVLGGVAATGMFASEASADSIYTVKDGDSLSEISFELNGDSGLVSQLAEVNNIKNVDLIFVGQKLNLSVDGTIKEATIEDVQANPEVESPAEAVTLPEAQQAVVEQTIIELPKQEEVPAVEENTMVEEVPTVEENTMVEEVPTVEENTTVTEEMSVQTEVEETPVSEIPTVEAPVQEEKQAPAEQGNPDLSWATRYSDQGHFTYYDATPEQGWGNGDWTADGTSTRTNNGRDENGFLIVAADTNFYSMGDHVQTPWGEGVVHDTGSAIKGNQRFDVLRPTN, from the coding sequence ATGTCAGTGAAAAAGAAATTGTTTTTATCTACTGCAGTTTTGGGTGGAGTAGCAGCAACAGGTATGTTTGCTTCAGAAGCGAGTGCAGATAGTATCTACACAGTTAAAGATGGAGATTCTTTGTCAGAGATCTCATTTGAATTAAATGGAGATTCAGGTTTAGTATCACAATTAGCAGAAGTAAATAACATAAAAAATGTTGATTTGATTTTTGTTGGTCAAAAATTAAACCTAAGTGTTGATGGAACAATTAAAGAAGCGACAATTGAAGATGTTCAAGCGAACCCTGAAGTTGAGTCACCAGCAGAAGCGGTAACTTTACCAGAAGCTCAACAAGCAGTTGTTGAACAAACTATTATTGAATTACCAAAACAAGAAGAAGTTCCAGCTGTTGAAGAAAATACAATGGTCGAGGAAGTTCCAACTGTTGAAGAAAATACAATGGTTGAAGAAGTGCCAACTGTTGAAGAAAATACAACTGTTACTGAAGAAATGTCAGTACAAACAGAAGTTGAAGAAACACCAGTTTCTGAAATTCCAACTGTGGAAGCTCCTGTTCAAGAAGAGAAACAAGCACCAGCTGAACAAGGAAACCCAGATTTATCATGGGCTACTCGTTATTCAGATCAAGGTCATTTTACTTACTATGACGCTACTCCGGAACAAGGATGGGGAAATGGTGACTGGACTGCAGATGGTACATCAACACGTACTAACAATGGTCGCGATGAGAATGGTTTCTTGATCGTAGCAGCAGATACTAATTTCTACTCAATGGGAGATCACGTCCAAACTCCTTGGGGTGAAGGTGTCGTTCATGATACAGGTAGTGCAATTAAAGGAAATCAACGTTTCGACGTATTACGTCCAACTAATTAA
- a CDS encoding helix-turn-helix domain-containing protein, with protein MKTNEYNQLNLLAYLADNKKHAYHTIGKELNVTKDTLHRYVNNLNYDLNTTQEDTIYYISIKKQQIFLNKHPDYSVYDLMARLIQKYSCLSPIYQILSEMLYQQSQSTLQLLNKLNLSHSYFNKLIKKINNFLKPYYIRLSQKNHMIHWEGNQIKLFFIQYLLWSYLFLVDPKMMAPRFIQSPLNFVSLDNYPFIEHPHIKLKLLQHTAYNYFAKNDHIVCDSALYKSLSNILFSEHNLLIPNQKKRLWLPESDKFLNLMIHLIAPYLISNQKREIIGKKFMELEHPSIQAYKNRITTLLALKSVPQDTTYHEIAYLLCLQQLSLEMVGTNFQHFFQLTILPDPFKLSNNQNLNPNLAILLEKDCSYYPINNLTYLARMTCPNHVIKLNIKIELSTQLPYETLFKKTITTLFNENTIKFISSDTLADIIITDQVDLTQSTEPYFFMPDLFDPLALESLFLKITVLYLSKDNNTQNKKKK; from the coding sequence TTGAAGACCAATGAATATAATCAATTGAATTTGTTGGCTTATTTAGCAGATAATAAAAAACATGCTTATCACACTATTGGAAAAGAATTAAATGTCACAAAAGATACCCTTCATCGCTATGTAAATAATCTTAATTATGATTTAAATACCACACAGGAAGACACCATCTACTATATATCTATAAAGAAACAACAGATTTTTCTAAACAAACATCCCGATTATTCAGTCTATGATTTAATGGCAAGATTAATTCAAAAATATTCATGCCTATCACCCATCTATCAGATACTTTCTGAAATGCTTTATCAACAATCGCAATCCACTCTACAATTGCTAAACAAGCTTAATCTATCTCATAGTTATTTTAATAAGCTCATAAAAAAAATTAACAACTTTTTAAAACCATATTATATTCGTCTATCACAAAAAAACCATATGATACATTGGGAAGGAAATCAGATCAAATTATTTTTTATTCAGTATTTGTTATGGTCTTATTTATTTTTAGTTGATCCTAAAATGATGGCACCTAGATTTATCCAAAGCCCCTTAAATTTCGTTTCATTAGACAATTATCCCTTTATCGAACACCCTCACATAAAGTTAAAATTATTACAACATACTGCTTATAATTACTTTGCCAAAAACGATCATATCGTATGTGACTCTGCTTTATACAAAAGCTTAAGTAATATCTTATTTTCTGAGCATAACTTATTAATTCCTAATCAAAAGAAACGCCTTTGGTTGCCCGAATCCGATAAATTTTTAAATTTGATGATTCATCTCATAGCCCCTTATCTTATTAGTAATCAGAAACGTGAAATAATCGGGAAAAAATTTATGGAACTAGAGCACCCCTCTATTCAAGCCTATAAAAATCGAATTACTACATTACTCGCATTAAAATCTGTACCACAAGATACAACTTATCATGAAATAGCTTACTTGCTTTGTTTACAACAACTATCATTAGAAATGGTTGGGACTAACTTTCAACATTTTTTTCAATTAACTATTTTACCCGATCCTTTCAAGCTTTCAAATAATCAAAATTTAAACCCTAATCTAGCTATTTTGTTAGAAAAAGATTGTTCCTATTATCCAATCAATAATCTTACTTATTTAGCTAGAATGACTTGCCCCAATCACGTCATTAAATTGAACATAAAAATTGAATTAAGCACTCAACTTCCTTATGAGACGCTATTTAAAAAAACAATTACCACACTCTTTAATGAAAATACTATTAAGTTTATTAGCTCAGATACACTTGCTGATATTATCATTACCGATCAAGTCGACTTAACTCAATCGACTGAACCTTATTTTTTTATGCCTGATTTATTTGATCCCTTAGCTTTGGAATCACTTTTTTTAAAAATTACTGTTCTTTATCTCTCGAAAGATAATAATACCCAAAATAAAAAAAAGAAGTAG
- a CDS encoding LysM peptidoglycan-binding domain-containing protein has product MSVKKMMMSTAILGSVLASGLVAMNASADSIYTVKGGDSLSEISYRLNGDSGLVAELAEMNNIKNVDLIFVGQKLNLSIDGTVKPATTEDIKNNPEVDSPEEALVDKDAQIETALKEAPEEVKEEIKEEIKDKAPKTNSNTPWSTQTTSTGHFTYYDATPAQGWGNGDFTADGTSTRTNGGRDENGYLIVAADPSIYSMGQKIETPWGTGVVHDTGGAIKGSGRFDVLRPTN; this is encoded by the coding sequence ATGTCAGTAAAAAAAATGATGATGTCAACAGCAATCTTAGGTAGTGTGTTAGCTAGTGGTTTAGTAGCGATGAACGCTAGCGCAGATAGTATTTATACTGTTAAAGGTGGAGATTCTTTATCTGAAATTTCTTACCGTTTAAATGGCGATTCTGGTTTAGTAGCAGAATTAGCGGAAATGAATAACATAAAAAATGTTGACCTGATATTTGTTGGTCAAAAATTAAACTTAAGTATTGATGGAACAGTAAAGCCAGCGACAACTGAGGATATTAAAAATAATCCAGAAGTAGACTCACCAGAAGAGGCATTAGTAGATAAGGATGCGCAAATTGAAACAGCTTTAAAAGAAGCACCTGAAGAAGTGAAAGAAGAAATTAAAGAAGAAATTAAGGACAAAGCTCCAAAAACTAACTCAAATACGCCGTGGTCAACTCAAACAACGTCAACAGGGCACTTTACTTATTATGATGCAACACCTGCTCAAGGATGGGGAAATGGTGATTTTACAGCTGATGGAACATCGACGCGTACAAACGGTGGCCGAGATGAAAATGGCTATTTAATAGTAGCGGCTGATCCAAGTATCTATTCAATGGGTCAAAAGATAGAAACACCATGGGGAACAGGTGTTGTTCATGATACAGGCGGAGCTATTAAAGGTTCTGGACGTTTTGATGTATTACGTCCTACAAATTAA
- a CDS encoding MucBP domain-containing protein, whose protein sequence is MKKFLFSTAVLLLPLCATNITVEANEVTVDYVYEGQTIRSDKYQKEEGRLFNHLDRLDALNEQGKGIDYQDIKKGQTTYVVQPGEAYISDVVKGNPTYQIALNKVELDEDDAHGFLFQAKSKEFPELDAPIMGFSNFISVPEDEDVKANDLLDELHKQVDLPVEGTPNISESKDITVIKEKYSGTEVKKTIKYLDVETKEEVAPSKEVSFLSSLNHEEEVPEITGYKALEEHVIVGETSDDTIEIPYIKKEKVVISYLDEEGKTLKPSKEEEGLAGDDLLAEPLDISGYELPESVEKKIEHGEDNKVEFIYKKPAAPIHIKYEDTSGKEIQPETVLEGEKGEKIKVDVAELEGYDFVKSDHKESITISTDEQTVKLIYKELSEKESDKGEEPDEEKADREETTSSSEEEKEETTSSSKEEKEEATSSSKEEKEETTSSSTEDDKLASDDEDKISNESTHSSEKGSNKELTGLLGQKDPKKTGQITIKYVDEAGKKLKEAEIVTGKVNRLKVVTPTYIKGYLFDQADQDRSMRFSEKPQTITLTYKKVTLGKEDGQPIIVRYVDEEGKEIKDHEVVIGKKGHKETLRAPGIEGYVLSKDDKIIKRVTVTDKEQEVTFTYKHKTEKQGQVVVKYVDAFKPTKELSESEIVTGKIGDTYDVSGSTYKKDISGYKFKRIRHDNGTGEFGRKSTRVVYEYEKIDTTKMTVTFETLSGKKVKDSIVIEGETGDKYDLNQYAVDIPGYHLVKSPRNIEGEFGHKDRTRKFIYTPNHVVVKHKILGGETFKTEKLKGLTGESYSTTKQTREGYHLVNILGNTEGEYGKAPKEVIYLYGKDIPGKVKVHYLSLLGKELAPVETLTGKQGTNYTTTAKEFDGFKLVKIPHDATGTFRLLPGHVFYVYRPTLAVPTIDSTVKVKYVDRLGRSIAPDEKLTGNPGESYLTSAKEIANYRLIKTPFNAEGTFRKGHQVVIYMYDKDRNLAGSLSSHLPKLSDKKWSITDRKGKNLLSGKGSLSNRDLGKLPGGNFKAKFSGLDKNGKKFKTAKDFSLPNSNKRSSGYSRLPQTGEEKNTTYIAAGGAIVISAGLIAILRRKNKKEDK, encoded by the coding sequence ATGAAGAAATTTTTATTTTCAACAGCTGTTTTATTATTGCCTCTTTGTGCAACTAATATCACTGTAGAAGCCAATGAAGTAACAGTAGATTACGTTTATGAAGGTCAAACAATTCGTTCAGATAAATATCAAAAAGAAGAAGGCCGTTTATTCAATCATTTAGACCGTTTAGACGCTTTAAATGAACAAGGTAAGGGAATTGACTATCAAGATATCAAAAAAGGCCAGACGACCTATGTGGTTCAACCTGGAGAGGCTTATATTTCAGATGTTGTGAAAGGAAATCCAACTTATCAAATTGCGCTAAATAAAGTGGAATTAGATGAAGATGATGCACACGGCTTTTTATTTCAGGCTAAATCAAAAGAATTCCCAGAATTAGATGCTCCAATTATGGGTTTTTCAAACTTTATTAGTGTACCTGAAGATGAGGATGTTAAAGCCAATGATTTATTAGACGAGTTACATAAACAAGTCGATTTACCAGTCGAAGGGACACCTAACATTAGTGAGTCAAAAGATATCACTGTTATTAAAGAAAAATATAGCGGTACAGAAGTTAAAAAGACGATTAAATACCTTGACGTAGAAACAAAAGAAGAAGTGGCGCCAAGTAAGGAAGTATCCTTTTTATCATCACTCAATCATGAAGAAGAAGTGCCAGAAATAACAGGGTATAAAGCCTTGGAAGAACATGTGATTGTTGGTGAAACGAGTGACGATACAATTGAAATTCCGTATATCAAAAAGGAAAAAGTCGTGATTAGTTATTTAGATGAAGAGGGAAAAACTTTAAAACCATCTAAAGAAGAAGAAGGTTTAGCAGGTGATGATTTATTAGCTGAACCACTTGATATTAGTGGCTATGAGTTGCCAGAATCAGTCGAAAAGAAAATTGAACATGGTGAAGATAATAAAGTAGAATTTATCTATAAAAAACCAGCTGCGCCTATCCATATTAAGTATGAAGATACGAGCGGCAAAGAAATTCAACCAGAAACCGTTCTTGAAGGTGAAAAAGGTGAAAAAATTAAAGTTGACGTAGCAGAACTTGAAGGCTATGATTTTGTCAAAAGTGATCATAAAGAGTCAATCACTATTAGTACTGACGAACAAACGGTTAAATTAATCTATAAAGAACTGTCAGAAAAAGAGTCAGATAAAGGCGAAGAGCCAGATGAAGAAAAAGCTGATAGAGAAGAAACAACTTCTTCATCCGAAGAAGAAAAAGAGGAAACAACTTCCTCATCCAAAGAAGAAAAAGAGGAAGCAACTTCCTCATCTAAAGAAGAAAAAGAGGAAACAACTTCTTCAAGTACAGAAGATGATAAGTTAGCGAGTGATGATGAAGACAAAATCTCAAATGAGTCAACTCACTCTTCAGAAAAAGGTAGTAATAAAGAGTTAACAGGTCTGTTAGGTCAAAAAGATCCTAAAAAAACAGGCCAAATTACAATTAAGTATGTTGATGAGGCAGGCAAAAAACTGAAAGAAGCCGAAATCGTGACAGGTAAAGTCAATCGTTTGAAAGTTGTAACTCCAACATATATCAAAGGGTATCTATTTGATCAAGCTGATCAGGATCGCTCTATGAGATTTTCCGAAAAACCGCAAACGATCACCTTAACTTATAAAAAAGTAACACTTGGTAAAGAAGATGGACAACCAATCATCGTGCGTTATGTCGATGAAGAGGGCAAAGAAATTAAAGACCATGAAGTAGTGATTGGTAAAAAAGGTCACAAAGAAACGCTTAGAGCACCAGGTATTGAAGGCTATGTTTTGAGTAAAGATGACAAGATTATCAAGCGTGTGACAGTCACGGATAAAGAGCAAGAGGTGACGTTTACTTATAAACATAAAACTGAAAAACAAGGGCAAGTCGTTGTTAAGTATGTCGATGCTTTTAAGCCAACAAAGGAACTGTCTGAGAGCGAAATTGTAACTGGTAAGATTGGTGACACATATGACGTATCTGGTTCAACTTATAAAAAAGATATTTCTGGTTATAAATTTAAGCGAATACGTCATGATAATGGAACAGGTGAATTTGGTCGTAAATCAACACGTGTTGTGTATGAGTATGAAAAAATTGACACGACTAAAATGACAGTGACGTTTGAAACATTAAGTGGTAAGAAAGTTAAAGACTCTATAGTGATTGAAGGTGAGACTGGCGATAAGTATGATTTAAATCAATATGCTGTCGATATTCCAGGTTATCATTTAGTTAAAAGTCCACGTAATATTGAAGGGGAATTTGGCCATAAGGATCGCACTAGAAAGTTTATCTATACGCCAAATCATGTCGTCGTAAAACACAAAATTTTAGGTGGCGAGACCTTTAAAACTGAAAAACTTAAAGGATTAACAGGTGAGTCTTATAGTACGACTAAACAAACCCGTGAGGGCTATCACTTAGTGAATATCCTTGGAAATACTGAAGGGGAATATGGTAAGGCTCCAAAAGAAGTTATTTATCTTTATGGAAAAGATATTCCCGGTAAAGTCAAGGTTCATTACTTAAGCCTTTTAGGTAAGGAATTAGCACCAGTTGAGACTTTAACAGGTAAACAAGGGACTAACTATACCACAACTGCTAAAGAATTTGATGGCTTCAAATTAGTTAAAATCCCTCATGATGCAACTGGGACTTTTAGATTATTACCAGGGCACGTCTTTTATGTTTATCGTCCAACCTTGGCAGTCCCAACAATTGACAGTACGGTTAAAGTCAAATATGTGGACCGTTTAGGTCGGAGTATCGCTCCTGATGAAAAATTAACAGGGAACCCTGGGGAATCATATCTGACATCAGCTAAAGAAATTGCGAATTACCGTCTAATAAAAACCCCATTTAATGCTGAAGGGACTTTCCGTAAGGGCCATCAAGTAGTCATTTATATGTATGACAAAGACCGTAATCTAGCTGGAAGTTTATCAAGCCACTTACCAAAATTAAGTGATAAAAAATGGTCGATTACAGACCGTAAAGGGAAAAACCTTCTAAGTGGTAAAGGGTCACTATCAAATCGTGATTTGGGTAAATTACCTGGTGGAAACTTTAAAGCAAAATTCTCTGGTTTAGATAAAAATGGTAAAAAATTTAAGACAGCAAAGGATTTCTCATTACCAAATAGCAATAAACGTAGTTCTGGTTACAGTAGACTGCCGCAAACAGGTGAAGAGAAAAATACAACTTATATTGCCGCGGGTGGTGCGATCGTGATAAGTGCCGGTTTGATTGCAATCTTGCGACGTAAAAACAAAAAAGAAGATAAATAA